The following nucleotide sequence is from Cygnus atratus isolate AKBS03 ecotype Queensland, Australia chromosome 15, CAtr_DNAZoo_HiC_assembly, whole genome shotgun sequence.
gctgagggacctggggcCGGGGCTCGCCTCTCCCCATGCCACCCTGATGCGAGCCCCAGCGTGCCGGGGCCGCACACACCTGATGGCCgctctctctgctctgccaccaAGGGTCCCGGGGGGCTGACATGAGCCCGTCCCACCTCTCCCCGTCGCAGGGCGGATCGGCCACGCCGGCTCCCACCGAGGAGATCTGGGTGCTGCGGAAACCCTTCGCAGGTACAGCGGGCAcgtgctgccagctccctccctgtccccagggcagcacGTGCCAGGGCACAGCGTGACACCGCGGTGTCGCCCTGCCTGGCTGTGTGCTCGGGGCCCTGACGGCTTCTCCTTTCCATGCGCAGGTGGCGACCgcagcagcctgggcagcaCGGGCAGCGTGGCCTCGGCTCGCAGCTCGGGGAGCGGGCAGAGCGCGGGCAGCGGGGCGCACGCCCTGCACGCCGGCTCCGAGGGCGTCAAGGTAAGGCCGGGCCCGGGGTGGGGGCTCCAGGTGGCACTCGGCTCCGGCATCGGCACCTGCTCGGGGGCAGGACTCGGCTCCTTTGGCAGCCGTGACCCCATCCTGAGCAATGCCCACGAGTCCCTGCTCAGATTAATGCCCAGCCCGGTGCCGCAAGGTGCCGCTGGCACCCAGCGTGGCCGGTCAGCGGCGTGTCCCCTCCCTGCCGGCCTCGGCTGCTGGCTGAGCTCAGCCCCCGGCACCTGTGCAGCGTGTGGCCCAGGCCGGAGGCGTGCGtctctgctgcctctctgaGGCTGCGTCTGCACTGCGCACTGCACTGCTCGCTGCGCactgccgcccgcccgcccgcccgcggcCCGCTGCAGCTACGCGCTGCACGCTGCCATCTGCCTGCTGCACGCTGCTGCGCCGGGCACTGCTGCCCACTGCACGTCACGCACTGCGCTTTGCACGGTGCACGCTGCGCATCACACACCGCACGGTGCGCATCACACACCGCACGGTGCGCATCACACACCGCACGCTGCGCATCACACACCGCACGCTGCGCATCACACACTGCACATCACACCCTGCTCACTGCACACTGCGTGCTGCTCTCTGCACGTAGCTCACTGCCCCCTGCCCTCTGCGCACTGCCCaccgcagcccctgcccacgACGTCCCGTCCCGAGGAGCCCCACGAGCCCACCTCCCCACGGCCGTGCCCGCGTGATGCCAGAGCCGGCCGGGCGCCGAGCTCTGcgtgtccccgtgcccccgcGCCAGGCCCTGTGCCGACGGCCACCACGGCACCGCCGTGCGGACGGGGGGACCACGCTGGCAGCCTGCTCCGGGCGTGCGTCAGGCTGGATTCGGGGTGCCGCGGCGCTGCAGGCTCCCGCCGCCCGCGAGGCACCATCTGTGCTGCGAGCGCTGCTCCCGCTCTCCCCGCCGCAGCCCAAACCCGCTGCgcccctccctgcagcacccgcAGCGCCCGCCGCGCGCACCCCCCgagcccgccgcccccccccccccccgggcgcCCGCTCGCCTCactcctgcctgctctccccCCTTCCCGGGgtgtttttcagctgctggcaACGGTCCTTTCCCAGAAGGCTTCTGCGCAAGATGCTGCCGTGGGCGATGGGCCGGCCAAGGCGCAGGACATCCCCGCAGGTGCGTGCCGCCGGCCGCccggctgctgggagcaggaggagccctGGCCCCGCCGCGGGCTTGCCGTGGATTGAGtgatttgtctctttttttattGCCACGGCGCCCGGCGCAAGAAGAAAACGTGTGGGTAAAAAATGACTCTCTCACCTTTCGGCTGCTGCCAGGCCTTCTCCTGCCTCGGTTAGTGGGGGCAccgcggggggggcggcgcgggcgggcggcgggggcgagAGAGCTCCCCGGCCCCTTCCAACCCcgggccccccgccgccgcctcgccgcccggggggctcggccgggggctgcccacgCCGCGGGGGAGGCACGTGGGGGGCGCAGGTGGGAGCCGCGCAGGCGGGGGCCGACGGGCAGGGGGTGCCCGGGCTGCGGAGCTGCGCGCGGGGGGACGCAAACCTCTGGGGAGGGGGTGCAGGCATCGCGGGGGGCTGCGCGCAGCAGGGGGGGTGCAGACGCCGGGGGGGGACGCGCACGTGGGGAAGGTGCCCACGCAAGGGGGGTGCAGACGCGAGGGGGAGGCACATGGCAGAGGGGTGCACATGTGAGGCGGCTGCCCACGCACGGGGGATGCGGGCACCAGGGGGTGCGTGCACAAGGGGGATGCGCACACACGGGGGggggcacacacacacacacggggaggggggggcacgCACACAGAGGCACAGACACACACGGAGGTCGCACATGCAGCTGGGCTGCGGGTGCCAGAGGGATgcgcacacacgcacacacacacacacacacgcgcgcacacacacacacacgcacacagacACAAGCGAGGAGGCTGCTCACACACAGTGTGGGGACACAGGCGAGGAGGACGCGCTTGCcagcagggggaagggagggctgTTGTTGATCCAGATTCAAGATATGAGGCGGAGATTTCTGGGCAGCCCTTGTCACCCGCAGGGCTGGTGAAGCCACCATCCATGGGATGGGAGCACTGGGGATGCCGGGGTGTCTCTGCTGGGGCCCTGGGGGCAAGGCAGCCCGTGCCAGCCTGCTGTCCCCGGCGGGGGCTCCTCGCTGCAGTGAGGCTGAGCCCAGTCCTGGGCCGGTGGCGTGGCCAGAGGAGTGGGCACGGATGGCTTTGGGCAGCAGGACCCCTcaggctgctcctggggcaCGTGGAGAGCCAGGGAGACCAGCTCTAGAGGGGGAGCCGGCTCCTGCTGGgtccctctgctcctggctgtgctcagcagagggcattgcagctccccagccctgagcccccgggctgggctggggctctTCTGGCTCTGGGCCACGCAGGTGAGCACCGTCCCCTCGCTGCCCCAGCGATGACCCGGCACCAGGAGCTGTGTGCACCATGGCACGGGGCCAGGGAGGGTCCGGGAGAACCCTGTGCAAATGCAGCCACCGCTGtaaggctggggacagcccggctgccagccctgctgggcgTCAGCGCTGCGGGGTTGTGACTgtcctggggagcagagcctggGTGAGGGCACCCCGGGGTGTGCTGCTGGGCCCAGGGCTCTGTGGGCTCAGAGgtggctctcctctgcctgccccggCCCCACTGCCCCGGGGACGCGACTGTGCCACCCTGCTCCCGGCAGGGGCTTTGCTCCCCGTCCTGCCCAGCCAgcgcccgggggctgcggcacAGGGCAGTGGTGGGGAGGGCCTGGCCGAGACCCCAGCCCCACGAGGCTGCACAGCCCTGGCCCCCGCTGACCACCACCTCCCCGGCAGGCTCCTCCCGGTCGCAGAGCGTGGCCAGCTCCCCCTATGCCCCCCAGCCGGCCGCcgagcagcagctgaagaagatGGAGCCACCTTCGGAGGGGAAGGTGAGCAGGGAGCACTGGGGGCGGTGACGGGGGAcacaagcagggccaccccTGCACCCGCAGCTGTGAGTGCCTCAGCAGAGCCATGCCACAGTCACCAAGGCTGGCACAGCTCTGGGTGCTGGATTTGGGTGCTGGCTGCGATGCCGTGCCCATGGGATGCCCCAAGCCCTGGGGCCCCTCTGCAGTGCCAGCTCTGAGCCTCCgccagcctgcagctggatGTGGGCACAGCTCGCAGGGCGCACAGGGGCCGTGCCAAGGACAGGGGCAGTGGGTCCCTTTCCCTAGGGCTGCCCCGAACCATGCTGTCCCTCTTGCTCCAGAGCTCAGAGGCCGTGTACCAGTGGTTGTGCAagttccagctgcagctctaCGCACCCAACTTCATCAACGCCGGCTACGACATCACCACCATCAGCCGGATGACACCGGAGGTGAGGCCGTGGGGGCGCCGGGACTGGCCACCAGCACCGGGAGGGGGACGTGGCCAGTGCGGGGTGATGCTGACCTCTTTCTGCCCCAGGACCTCACGGCCATCGGTGTCACCAAGCCGggacacaggaagaaaatcGCCTCCGAGATCAACAACCTCAACATCCCCGAGTGGCTGCCGGAGTACAAGCCGGTAAGGGCGGTGAGGGGCCGGGCGCGCTGATACTACATCCGGAGCGGTGCTGGGACCGAGCCGTGCTCGGATCCCTGCAGCACGTCCCCTGTGCCCCGTCCCTCTGGGTGTGACACCACATGTGCCCTGACACTGCCCCACCAGCTGGGGGGCTTGCAGAGCACAGAGATGTCCCCCGTTGGCTTGAGGACACTCATGGCAGGGGCACCGTGCGTGCTGGGGGCAGACCGCGGTGCAAGCTGGCGCTGAGCCGTGTCCCACACCCCCTAGGCCAACCTGGCCCTGTGGCTCTCCATGATCGGCCTGTCCCAGTACTACAAGTTGCTGGTGGAGAACGGCTATGAGAACATCGACTTCATCACCGACATCACCTGGGAGGACCTGCAGGAGATCGGCATCACCAAGCTGGGTAAGGTCCTGTGCCACGGCACCGCGGCAGCCCTGGCCCCCTTGCCACGGCACTGATGCCGTGTGCCGCCCCCAGGCCACCAGAAGAAGCTGATGCTGGCAGTAAAGAAGCTGGCGGAGCTGCAGCGGGCCGAGCTGGGCAAGTACGAGCCAGGCACTCtgaagaggaaggcagcagcgTGCCCGGAGGTGCTGGCCATAGAGTCCCCGCCACCTGAGCCACCCGAGTGCCAGTCGCCCAAGATGACCACCTTCCAGGACAGCGAGCTCAGCAGCGAGCTGCAGGTGGCCATAACGGGCGAAGGCCCCGAGGAACCCCCCGAGAAGCCCGCGAACCCCTCGGCCCCAGGCTACCGCtcgcccccggggctgggcagccGCACCAGGCTGATGAGCAGCtcgcaggagctgctgggggatgGCCCCCGGGCCCCTGCCGCTGCCGCCATCTCCAAGAGCCAGGAGTACCTGGCAGAGGGGGCTGCCGAGGGCCCCCCCGCACCGCCCAAAGAGGCACGACCGCAACGGCACGGCCACTCCATCAAGCGTGCCAGCGTGCCGCCAGTGCCCGGCAAGCCCCGGCAGCCCTTCCCACCCGCAGCCGGGCACCTGACGCCACCGCAGACCCCCGGCAAGCCACGGCCCCCCTCCCCACAGGGCCCAGCAGTGCCCCACGCCACCGCCAAGGTGAAGCCCACCCCGCAGCTGCTGCCGCCGGGCGAGCGCCCCGCGTcgccccgctccctgccccagTCGCCCACGCACCGCGGTTTCGCCTACGTCCTGCCGCAGCCCGCCGAGGGCGAGGGGGCTCCCCCGGGGGTGCCCGTCCTGCCCGTCTCTGTGCCGGTGCTGTGCCTGCCGCCGGCGGGCGAGGGCGAGGAGGAGCCGGGGCGGCCGAAAAAGCGAGCGCACAGCCTGAACCGCTACGCCGCCTCCGACAGCGAGCAGGAGCGGGACGAGCTGCTGGTGCCCGACGCGGGGCCCTACGCCACCGTCCAGCGGCGCGTGGGGCGCAGCCACTCGGTGCGGGCCCCCACTGGCGGCGACAAGAACGTCAACCGCAGCCAGTCCTTCGCCGTCCGCCCCAAGAAGAAggggcccccgccgcccccgcccaAGCGCTCCAGCTCCGCCATCTCCAGCGCCGGCATGGCCGAGGACTTCCCCAAGGAGGGTGAGGGTGAGGCGGCCGCTGGCCCCCCAGCCGCCGAGGGGGAGAGCCGCCGGGAGCAGCGGCGGGCCAGCGACCTGGGCGGCAGCGTGGACACGGGCAGCGCCGGCAGCGTGCGGAGCATTGCGGCCATGCTGGAGATGTCCTCCATCGGTGGCGGGGCCCGGGCGCTGGCCCTGCAGAAGCCGCCCGGGGCCGGCGTGCCAGGGCCAGCCAAGGCACCCGAGGGCTACTACCTGCAgccgggagcccccccgggcagccccgagCGCGCCCGCGTGGCCACTGTCCTGGCCACTGTCAAGCACAAGGAGGCCATCGGGCTGGACGGGGAGGTGGTGAACCGGCGCCGGACCATCAGCGGCCCCGTCACCGGGCTGGTGGCGGCTGCCCGGCGTGAGCGTGCCGACAGCGTGCGGTCAGAGACGGGCGCTGAGAGCCCCGGCGAGCGGCTGCGGGCTGAGCGCGGCGGCTCCCCGGACACCATCCCCTTCGCCGAGGACGGCAACCTCACCATCAAGCAGCGGCCGCGGCCCCTGGGACCGGCCCGCGTGGAGGCGGGCgaggggctgtccccagcccaccGCCACGGGGACCTGGCCAAGGTGGAGGCCAGCGCCACGCTGAAGCGGCGGATCCGGGCCCggcagagccagcaggacaGCGTCCGCTTCATCCTCACCGAGTCCGACACCGTCAAGCGCCGGCCCAAGGCCAAGGACAAGGAGCCGGCGCTGGAGCCGGCCCCGCTCGCTGTCTACCAGAACGGCACCGGCACCGTCAAGCGGCGGCCAGCCTCCGAGCTGAGCGGGGCCGAGCCGCCCCCAACCCCGCCGCCCACCGCCCGCCCCGACGGCCCCGACTACACCCCGCCGCCCGCCGAGCCCAAGAAGCCCTTCAAGCCGCCGGTGTCCCCCAAACCAGTGCTAACGCAGCCGGCGCAGAAGGTCCCTGGACCACCGGTGCCCATCCCCAAAAAGGTGCCCATCCTGAGCCCCGGCAGCCCAGGTAGGTGCCCGCAGATCCGCGGCAGGGGAGGGTGCGGGGTGCCCCTGGGTGGAGCAGCTCGGTGCCCCGCGGGGTGCTGTGCCGGCACTGCAACCAGCCTGCCcactccctcccttctctccgCAGAGGTGAAGCGCGTCCACGGCACGCCGCCCCCGGTGTCCCCCAAGCCCACGCCGCCCCCCACGGCACCCAAGCCCCCCAAGCCCCACGCCGCCATCCAGTCGGTGAGCGCGGGCTCCACGCCGGCGCCGTCCCCCGCCAGGCAGCTGGGCGCCGCCGCCAAGCCCTCGAGCACGCCGCCCTcgctctgctccagccccgcCAAGCCCCTCTCGCCCGGCGCGCAGCCCCAGCAGGTGCCGGTGAAGCCGCCGCGTTCCGCCATCGCCGGCCCCTCCGTCGACAGCGCCAGCCCCGAGCTggtgcagcagaagctggaggagACCAGCGCGTCCCTGGCTGCCGCGCTGCAGGCCGTGGAGGAGAAGATCAAGCAGGAGGACAGCCAGGCGGCAGCGTAAGGGGGCAAGGGGGGATaggggggcgggcagggggctctgggagggcagggggctgcactGCACCTGCAGgctgcatggggacagggagtgTTCTGAGCAAGTGGGGTCGGGCTGTGCTAGCacggcaggagcagggctgtgtcAGAGTGCAATGTGAGGGGGACACCTCAGGGCACTGGCTGTGCAAGAGCACGGGGTGCTGGAGAGGTGACACTGGAGACAGCATGCTGGCACGGCATGGGCAGGGCACgtgggcacggcacggcactGGGGCTGCGCTGGAGAGGTGCCACCGTGCTCCTGGAGGGGAGCGCCACGGGCTGGGGGGCTGTGGCCATGCGGTAGCACCCGGGTCTGTGTTGGAGAGGTGGCACTGGGGACACTGCTGAGCACCGTGGGGCAGAGGCCGTGTGTGTGGGGTGTTCCAGGGACAGGCGGGCCATGGCGCAGGGGCAGTGCGAGTGCTGCCATCCCTGTGCACGGCGCTGACCTGTCCCCACCCGTCCCCAGCTCTGCCGTGGAGTCGAAGAGCACCGGGAGCATCCTGGACGACATCGGCAGCATGTTCGACGACCTGGCGGACCAGCTGGATGCCATGCTGGAGTGAGGGGCGCGACGGCCCCGCGAACCTCAGGGCTTACGTGGGCACAAGGGCACAACGATCCACGacctcccggccccgccgccccctccccgtccccttTGTACAGCCGTCCCCTCCTGGACATCCCATCCCTCGGGGTTTGCACAAAGAAGAAGATACCTCAGGATTGTGCTCACGGACTCGGCGCCCGCTCGCCGCCCCGCGACGGCTCTGGCAGGACTCCcttttgcagaagcaaaaaaagaaaaacaacaaccacaacagaagaaacaaagcaacacGACCCAGCCCCAAACACCCCCCTCTCGCCGGCTGTGGGGGTGCCGGGGGTTCTCCTCTACCTACCTGTCCGGTGGCCacagccccccggccccacggcCGCTGCCTTTGTGCCCGTGCCctgccggccccggccccgaaTGTAGCACAACCCCGGCGCGTTGGCCACGCTGCTTCCTTCGCTCCGTTCAGCAGACGGCCTGTGTCCGTTTGTCCGTCCGTGCCGGGAGGCGGGCGCGGTGGCCATGCCGATTTGTTCTGGTGGGGAGTCCGGATGGGCAACttgggtttcttttctctttttttttttctctttctctcttttttttaattttcttttttaatttcctgatttttccGTCGTCGTTTGCGAGtggcggggcgggcagggcgcgGGGCCATGGTGCCGGAgcaggctgcggggctgccccgctccccgtgcccccggcAGCACCGGGACCCCCGTGCCAGGGCCCCGAGCTCCGCAGAGGGGTGCTGCAGGCGCTGCCGTGCTTCCTTGCGTGGGGTCTTCCCTAAAGGCGTGGGGAGGGGATTTCTGTTTGCACCGGTTGCAAATCGGTGAGCGAGCACCCTGCGttggggcgggcggggggcagcgggccatgcccctgcccggcccctcGCCGCCAGGGGAGAGGACGTAATAAGCTATACAGAAGTATTAATTTAttggaggggaaaacaaacgAGAGATATAAAACAGATTTCCCCCGCCCCcgaaataataaaaagaataaactttaacaaatatatatttaaaagatttaaaaatattagcaatTATAtataaagcagtttaaaaaaatcaagagaaaactGGATTTTAGCTTGAGAAAAACTATTAGATTATACTAAGCTGTGTGTCTTGTGGCAAACTCATTCTACGAGTAGCACAATATTTACCTTTTATCTGGGTGGAAGGTACGTGCAAGCAGTTCTGTTCAGGTTTTTCTGTTCGAAGTCAGTGTAACGTCTTTATTTTTACACAGTTAAGAACTCAAAGGATGTGCCTTGTTTTATGGAGGTTTTTGTTAATTCTTATACTGAAggtgtttcatttattttggagtgtcttcaggttttgatttttttttcggCATTCGTTTCCTGTGCGCGTGTGCGTGTGCGTGCGTTCGCGGGTGTGTGCGTGTGCTCGTGTGCGTTCCCGGGACGCACGGCTGTATATTCATGTATAAACAGGAGCTGGAGTCTGGTTCAGTCGCTTGAGTTCtgatgaatgcattttttgcttGTGGTTTCAAAAAAGTGTTGATGtacctttcttttcctgagacGTACAGACCGGTCTcgccctctccttctccctttctcctcttctctcccctctccccccctctcTGTCTCCCCTCTCTCCCGTTGTGTTCGCTGATCCAGATGTGTTTGGCACaactttgaaatttcttttaaaaaaaaacacaaaaaaaagactttaaaaataacaaaaaaaaaaatcacccgcctgaaaatatctgttgaaaagaaaaaaatatgtatctaaaaaaaaataatccataaaGTTCTACATGAtggatatatacatatatatattttttatgattaaGTTATGGACTGTATCGTATCCCATCTGTCAAGCTATGCATCTTGGTGCTTTCCCTGCTCTTCTGTGCTTAGATTTCACCTCTACTCGTCTTATTCTTCCTATTCTGAATAGTAGATGGCTCGTGGTGCTGTGAAGAAGTTTGCTCCTATACGAAGTCTGgcaacaaatatttaaagaaaaataataaaaaagataaaacccTGCCGGGCTGCCACCAGTTTGTGACCAAAAGGTGCCCCTCCAGGCACAGGGTGTAAGGGCTCCTGATGAACACCCGGGGGGCCAGGGGGGCTGGATGCTCGCAGGTCCTCGTGGCACGGTCGTGGTGTGCTGGGTGCGTGCACTGCATGGCCCAGGGCCACCCTGGGGTGCCCctgccctggcagggctggcGCCAGCCTGGGAGCGGAGCTGGGTGCGCTGCGGCTGGGAAGTCTTCCCCACCTCGGTGCCCACCCGCGGGGGGCCAGGTCCCGGCTGGACAGGGCGGGCCGGCAGCAGGCCGGGTGCTCCCGCCTGCAATAACTCACGCTGGCCAGGAAGAACTCTTTCCACTTTTATTGTCAATGAAGAAATAATCAAATCTATATTACAATCttaaaaacagtagaaaatgtGAGTAAAAATGCAACGgaggcttttttctctttaatgtgGAGACCATTATTACAGGGTGGTGAACAATGGGCTTGTGTTACTTGATTTGAGAACTAGCTGTGGCGTAAAAATCGTACCTGGCTACTCAAGAAAACACCTCTTTCCAGATGGATCAGCCTGACATCTTGGCAGTAAAATTAAATACCAGAAACAGAAAGGGGTCAGGGACCCAACCCAGGGCGAGGCCTAACGCTCAGTCCTACATTTACAAAGGGACTGACCTCCCGGCACGCGGCTCCCGCCGGCGACCGCCCGAACCACTCGGTGCCATCGCTGCCCAGGGCCGTGCTGGGTCCCACGGGGGTGCTCAGGCTGTGGAGGCCCAGCCTGGCAGCAAGCCCCGAGCTCCAgaggctgctccccagccctgggaggCAGGTGGAGGAGGGCACGCTGCCCTGAAGGAGGCCCCGGTGCCCCAACAGATTCATTCCTCAGCGTTTCCAACTATGCCCGGCAGGCCCGAAGGAACATCTGGAGTATCCACGGGCAGGTCCTGAGCGCTGCCGGCGGGGGAACCGGCTGCTGGGCAGCGGCAGGCAGTGGTCGGTGCggggaggagctgcagcagtcGTTCGTAGTGGTGTTAGTCACCCAGCAGGCCGACGGAGGGGAGTTTTTGGTCTTTCAGTGTGCAGGACTAGTGCGGCGCTCTCGCTAGCACGTCCAGACCTGTGGAGGAGAGACATCAGGAACCCATGGCAGTGACCGttctgagcagctctgtgggcTGCTCTTCATCATCTTGTGGATGCTGAAAGCCCGAAGAGAGACTCCGTAACACCCTCTGCTAGGAGTTAAACCTCCCACCCTTTGAGAACCATCCCCTTGTTTCCTTGAAGCCAGCTCCTACCTCGTCCAACGCCCTAGTTCTAGCACTGGAAGAGCCCAAACCACCCAGAAGCCGGAGGAAACCAACCTTTACAGTGCTGTCCACTGCGCCGGAGAAGAGGCGGCCCCTGGAGACTGCGAGGGCAGTGACACTGCCCTGGTGCCGCAGCAGTGTCTGAGTGCAGATCATGTTGTCCATGCTCCACACCTGTGGGCACACAGGAGGCGTGAGCCGAGCGCGGGGCACAGGGCTCTGGCCCAACCCTCACACCGGGAGGGAAGAGCACGCCGAGTGCCGCAGGGTTTGGTCCAGATGGCAAATTAAAAGCGGGGCCATGTGGTGTGAAGGGAAGAGGATTCCCCgtcctccctctccctcacGCCCACAGTGCTGCCCGTGTTTTAACAGCAGGGCCAAgcacacagccccagctgcacgGCCCTGGACACGTACCCTGAGAGACCGGTCATACGATGCACTGAAGACTTTGGTTTGATCTGGTGTAGAGATGACAGCGAGGGCGTAAACCGTGCCCACGTGGCCGGTCAGCGTGCGGACTTGTTCCTTTGTCTCTATGTCCCAGACCTGCAGGAAGAGAGCAGGGCTCACAGACCGCACTGGGCTGCCGGCCACCACCTTCTGGTGGTGCACACCTCCAGGATGGGCGCTGTGCACTCAGGGTGTGCCATAACTGACCAGCAGAGCCAGGCCTCCCGTCTCCTCGCCCCTCTCCCCCAGGCCCAGGCCAAGGCAGGCATCAAACCCCGCAGCCCTTACGTGGATGAGGTTCTCGTAGGTGCCACACACAATGTGGTGGTTTGTCACAGCGATGGAGT
It contains:
- the CASKIN1 gene encoding caskin-1, which gives rise to MGKDQELVQAVKAEDVAAVQKLLQRPKPGKAKLLGSAKRVNVNFQDTDGFSALHHAALNGNTELISLLLEAQAAVDIKDNKGMRPLHYAAWQGKKEPMKMVLKAGSSVNIPSDEGQIPLHLAAQHGHYDVSEMLLQHQSNPCIMDNSGKTPLDLACEFGRVGVVQLLLNSNMCAALLEPKPGDTTDPNGTSPLHLAAKNGHIDIIRLLLQAGIDINRQTKAGTALHEAALCGKTDVVRLLLDSGINAHVRNTYNQTALDIVNQFTTSQASKEIKQMLRDASAALQVRAVKDYCNNYDLTSLNVKAGDVITVLEQHADGRWKGCIHDNRTGNDRVGYFPSSLVEAISKRTGSRGADMSPSHLSPSQGGSATPAPTEEIWVLRKPFAGGDRSSLGSTGSVASARSSGSGQSAGSGAHALHAGSEGVKLLATVLSQKASAQDAAVGDGPAKAQDIPAGSSRSQSVASSPYAPQPAAEQQLKKMEPPSEGKSSEAVYQWLCKFQLQLYAPNFINAGYDITTISRMTPEDLTAIGVTKPGHRKKIASEINNLNIPEWLPEYKPANLALWLSMIGLSQYYKLLVENGYENIDFITDITWEDLQEIGITKLGHQKKLMLAVKKLAELQRAELGKYEPGTLKRKAAACPEVLAIESPPPEPPECQSPKMTTFQDSELSSELQVAITGEGPEEPPEKPANPSAPGYRSPPGLGSRTRLMSSSQELLGDGPRAPAAAAISKSQEYLAEGAAEGPPAPPKEARPQRHGHSIKRASVPPVPGKPRQPFPPAAGHLTPPQTPGKPRPPSPQGPAVPHATAKVKPTPQLLPPGERPASPRSLPQSPTHRGFAYVLPQPAEGEGAPPGVPVLPVSVPVLCLPPAGEGEEEPGRPKKRAHSLNRYAASDSEQERDELLVPDAGPYATVQRRVGRSHSVRAPTGGDKNVNRSQSFAVRPKKKGPPPPPPKRSSSAISSAGMAEDFPKEGEGEAAAGPPAAEGESRREQRRASDLGGSVDTGSAGSVRSIAAMLEMSSIGGGARALALQKPPGAGPGAPPGSPERARVATVLATVKHKEAIGLDGEVVNRRRTISGPVTGLVAAARRDPGERLRAERGGSPDTIPFAEDGNLTIKQRPRPLGPARVEAGEGLSPAHRHGDLAKVEASATLKRRIRARQSQQDSVRFILTESDTVKRRPKAKDKEPALEPAPLAVYQNGTGTVKRRPASELSGAEPPPTPPPTARPDGPDYTPPPAEPKKPFKPPVSPKPVLTQPAQKVPGPPVPIPKKVPILSPGSPEVKRVHGTPPPVSPKPTPPPTAPKPPKPHAAIQSVSAGSTPAPSPARQLGAAAKPSSTPPSLCSSPAKPLSPGAQPQQVPVKPPRSAIAGPSVDSASPELVQQKLEETSASLAAALQAVEEKIKQEDSQAAASAVESKSTGSILDDIGSMFDDLADQLDAMLE